TTACAAAATGATCGGAGATGAAATTGGCATGGAGCTCACCCTTGAAGGGCGTCTTCAGGCCGAAGGTGGTTCTCAGCAAACGCAGGAAATGACTATGCGAGTCCAGCAGGCGGGGCAGCAAGCCATCTTCCCTCTGCCCCGCCAATATCTCATCCAAAGTGTCCGCCACCGTTCTTGCCTGGCCGCAGGCGAGAAGCCCTCCGGCCGCGAAGCAGAAATCCCGGGTCCAGACGGACTGGAATTGCCGCGATCCGGCTACAAGTAGCGAGCGGGTTCTTCCTGGGGAGTGGATTGTTCTGACGTTGGCTTCCAGGGATTTTTTGGCCAGGCCTTTAAGCCGGTCGATCAAGGAGTTCGTTCTTGCTCCTTTAAAAGGAATAATTGATGTCCATGAACACGGCCAGGCCTTCCTGGCCCAAGCCGAAGTCGATGGAGCCCACCACCTGGGGCTTGGCCACCGCGCGCACCGCCGCGCCGTAGACGGGCCTCATGTGGCGCCGGGTCATCTTGCCGGGATTGTCGAAGACGCTCCCAAGGCCCGTGAAGGGGGCCAGTTCGAACTCCGTCTTGACCCCGGCCATGCGCGCGGACCAGAACGTGAAGCGCTGCTCCAGGTTCAAGGCCATCATGCCGCGGTCCACGTAGCGGCCGGCGCCGTAGGCGCGTTGGTTGTATTTGCCGCCGAGGCTGGGTAGGAGCCAAAAGGGGGCGTTTCCAAGGAGCTGCTCGTACTTGAGATTGATGCCCAAGACCTTGCCCTCTCTATTGGGCCAGGGTCGGAAATAGCGCGCGTCCACACTCCAGCGGGTGTAGTCATAGGAGCTGGCCAGATCCCGGGTCGAGGACTCGAAAAAGGTCTCGAGGTAGGCCCCGCGGCTGGTCGTCACCGCGTGGTCTCGCGTGTCGTAATTCACGGCCAGGCGCATGTCGTGGCTCTGCTGGCGGTGGATGGGGGCCACTCCGGGGAAGGTCGCGGAAAAGGAGGGGAGATTGGCGATGGGACCGTTCGACAGCCGGAAGGCCTGCAGATGGTCGGCCAGCCGGATTCGCCAATGGCTTTCGGGCGCCAGCGGGAGTCCCGCCCCCACCTTGTATTGGATGATGTCCTCGATATAGTTGGACTCGGCGGATTTGGGGGAGGCGGGCCCCAGCCCGAAAAAGCGTTTTCCCGCGTCCACGTTGTACTGGAGCATCAACTCCAGGTCCACGGGAGTCCCGGCGAAGCTGCCGTCGTCGTAATGCCCCAGGAACTCGCGCTCGGCCTGGCCCGAGGCCGAGCCGCGCAGGATCAGGGCCGCGTTGGAGGCAGGGTAATAGTAGTAGCGGTAGGTGGGGATGAAGCCGAAGTTCCTGTTATAGGTAAGCGAGGGGGCGTGGATATGCTTGATGAGGTCCTGCTTCTCGTCCTGGATCACCCATATGGGCATTACCCCGGCGGTCACTCCGCGGTTGGGGTCGGTGTCCACGATGGGCAGGCGCACCAGGATGCCTTTCTTGATGGGCTTGAGCATCCAGCGCAGAGCCTTGGGGGTCTCGGGGCTGGGGGGCTCCACCTGCTGGATCATCTCTCGCTTGGGAAGCAAATCCTGGGGCCCCCCCTCCTGGGACCAGCCCAAGACAGGAAGGATCAGGGCCGGCAGAGCCACGGAGAGTTTCTTAAGCATGGCGCGGGAAAAAGTCTACCAAAGTTCTCAAGCTCCAGGCGGCCTGCTCGCTCAAGACGGGGTCGGGGTCGGACGCCCATTTCTGGAGGCTGGGGATGAAGCGCTGGTCCCCTGAATTACCCATGGCAAGGAGGGCGTTGCGCAGGAGGCCCTGGTATTTGGCGCGCTCGACCGGAGTATGCCGGAAGCGCTGCTTGAACTCGGCGGGACTCAGCTCGGCCAGCTCCTCGAGGGCGATGGATGAGTCCAGCACGGGCTTAAAGACCGATCCCGGGACGGCGAAGCGGTTCCAGGGGCAAACCTCTTGGCATATGTCGCAGCCCATGATCCAATTCCCCATCCCGGGCCGAAACCCATCCGGGATGGGCCCGCGGTGCTCTATGGTGAAATAGGCGATGCAGCGGTTGGCGTCGAGCACCCTTTCTCGGGGGAAGGCCTCGGTCGGGCAGGCCTTAAGGCAGCGATCGCAGGAGCCGCAGTGGTCTGGGGTCGGCTCGTCGCAGGCCAGCTCCCGGTCCAGAGAAAGGCCGGCGAGAAAGAAGTAGGAGCCCAGCTTGGGCGCTATGAGCATGGTGCTTTTTCCGACCCAGCCGATGCCCGCGTAGCGCGCGTAGAGGCGCTCCAGGACCGGGCTCGTGT
This is a stretch of genomic DNA from Elusimicrobiota bacterium. It encodes these proteins:
- the queG gene encoding tRNA epoxyqueuosine(34) reductase QueG, with protein sequence MEKLLLSRALKAEARRAGADLAGLAPARPWPEASAYNSWLEAGMQAGMGYMARNQETRQDITHWHPEAKSVLICGFSYADNSKKEAGPDRGRLSRYSVLADYHDELKKRMLGLLEWFQAASGGGTGRVFIDTSPVLERLYARYAGIGWVGKSTMLIAPKLGSYFFLAGLSLDRELACDEPTPDHCGSCDRCLKACPTEAFPRERVLDANRCIAYFTIEHRGPIPDGFRPGMGNWIMGCDICQEVCPWNRFAVPGSVFKPVLDSSIALEELAELSPAEFKQRFRHTPVERAKYQGLLRNALLAMGNSGDQRFIPSLQKWASDPDPVLSEQAAWSLRTLVDFFPRHA
- a CDS encoding BamA/TamA family outer membrane protein; translation: MLKKLSVALPALILPVLGWSQEGGPQDLLPKREMIQQVEPPSPETPKALRWMLKPIKKGILVRLPIVDTDPNRGVTAGVMPIWVIQDEKQDLIKHIHAPSLTYNRNFGFIPTYRYYYYPASNAALILRGSASGQAEREFLGHYDDGSFAGTPVDLELMLQYNVDAGKRFFGLGPASPKSAESNYIEDIIQYKVGAGLPLAPESHWRIRLADHLQAFRLSNGPIANLPSFSATFPGVAPIHRQQSHDMRLAVNYDTRDHAVTTSRGAYLETFFESSTRDLASSYDYTRWSVDARYFRPWPNREGKVLGINLKYEQLLGNAPFWLLPSLGGKYNQRAYGAGRYVDRGMMALNLEQRFTFWSARMAGVKTEFELAPFTGLGSVFDNPGKMTRRHMRPVYGAAVRAVAKPQVVGSIDFGLGQEGLAVFMDINYSF